A window of the Lolium perenne isolate Kyuss_39 chromosome 7, Kyuss_2.0, whole genome shotgun sequence genome harbors these coding sequences:
- the LOC127312136 gene encoding RING-H2 finger protein ATL39-like, producing MASFGPTDLPNSEHDKHAGQGTLIFSYTCVSLTGTAVFAVLFFFCYKIRNRTPVAAAGAETARRRAVDLTKLPEFAYTRSARHKGESGGGGDGAQCSVCLGTVQAGEIVRMLPLCKHLYHIECIDMWLASHDTCPLCRSEVEPLEDDGQPSPTTELLV from the coding sequence ATGGCTTCGTTCGGACCGACAGATTTGCCAAACTCAGAGCACGACAAGCACGCCGGCCAAGGTACGCTGATCTTCAGCTACACTTGTGTCAGCCTCACGGGCACGGCGGTcttcgccgtcctcttcttcttctgctaCAAAATCCGCAACAGAACGCCGGTGGCCGCCGCGGGGGCGGAGACAGCCCGCCGTCGTGCCGTGGACCTCACCAAGCTACCGGAGTTCGCGTACACACGCTCCGCACGGCACAAAGGCGagagcggaggcggcggcgacggtgcgCAGTGCTCGGTGTGCCTTGGCACGGTGCAGGCAGGCGAGATTGTGCGGATGCTGCCCCTGTGCAAGCACCTCTACCACATTGAGTGCATCGACATGTGGCTGGCGTCGCACGACACCTGCCCGCTTTGCCGTTCGGAGGTTGAGCCGCTGGAGGACGACGGGCAGCCCTCGCCGACGACGGAGCTGCTGGTGTAA